The Choloepus didactylus isolate mChoDid1 chromosome 13, mChoDid1.pri, whole genome shotgun sequence genome contains a region encoding:
- the LOC119508392 gene encoding nuclear pore complex protein Nup153-like gives MASGSPHIGGSGKIRTRCCHPGPVTPYSQGRRRQLGVLSSVTECLQNNVPAWLQRYFNKNEDVCSRTTDAKETPCSREIREGDQVKCASEESSNINDGRITSEPTVGKTEDASTTSPASNYAGELDRPSLRRSHLNFSVLVPPPLSFQLSTSSAFPIGSSLRKEIIDSTSQHGDDNMSTSHPCHFSTRGSNKAMAASKKPSVPPLWSPEAEQSHSLSQHTATRSRKPAFSLSAFGTLSPSFEKSLIFKTSRHGDPPCYLGETTYGGAAAAVRHSKLGRTPYQAPVRRQMKAKQLNAQSYGVTSLEARRILQSVEKISGPLADVSSMHSSLDRSWIDSTDFGAKRDKVDSQYPVQKFRSPKPVSRATYQSLYFKPSLTPSHELRKANQRIVKNHSTHENNMTPGQNREQESGFPYRNLQVPAPNGLSSGVGSRGGKIRQERTRLLASKPPVKEMEVRGISKLSLPITSSSLPAFSIHCPLMTTSSPAPMSPSQSVTDKVQMISPSSSGSAVFRFSSPTVKSTVADVLPSSSTEFTISMPVAKTELPDTSITSEPIISTSAQDITEANSISHKRKLDEDYYKGPSRPVKTWKEGRVLDVKNPGFISPKVDAFAARPTMTSPAAYTKPGVCRFSSSGTGLGESLKARSSWRCDTCLLVNKVTDNKCKSCQAAKLPPRDTAEQTAIGTRRKSGKPTISASGAGFGDKLKVKLQTWVCDTCLVQNTPEARKCIACETFKPGTGVSRFLPLLVASESAVSMTASSPSCTVTTGALGIGDEFRMPVGSWECRICCVCNNAEDNRCMSCMSKKTERSVPASSSSSVSVGLCSGGGVGLEKLRNRKGNGDCEVCLVQNRADSAKCAACKSAKPDTTGTKSEFKGVSKCSSSSNPAPSCFKLGNSSPSSGPSLISTSTGNFQFGDQRGFKTSVSSDSGSKDAVNRGFQFDKSTKKPRQVPSEVVIFGTSAINHDPAAANTAVTSQSKRSFSFRTVEAKSVSLAPDACQTSDVEMEESCQTSDVEMEESCQTSDVEMEGIMSDIRRRNGGIASSQRKVCFWQYGICLCATCLSVHFGRDRGETATACHFCYSCVWDEN, from the coding sequence ATGGCCTCCGGATCCCCACACATAGGGGGCAGCGGAAAGATCCGGACGCGGTGTTGCCACCCCGGTCCCGTGACGCCTTACTCGCAGGGGCGACGGCGCCAGCTGGGTGTTCTTAGCAGCGTTACAGAATGTCTTCAGAATAACGTGCCAGCATGGCTACAGAGATATTTCAACAAGAACGAAGATGTATGCAGCCGCACAACAGATGCCAAGGAGACACCATGTTCACGAGAAATTAGGGAAGGTGACCAAGTAAAGTGTGCCAGTGAGGAGAGCTCTAATATTAATGATGGGAGGATCACCAGTGAGCCAACAGTCGGTAAGACAGAAGACGCCTCAACAACCAGCCCTGCTTCAAATTATGCAGGCGAATTAGACAGGCCTTCTCTTCGTCGGAGCCACTTGAATTTCTCTGTGTTGGTACCTCCTCCTTTGTCCTTTCAGCTGTCCACATCATCAGCATTCCCAATTGGCAGTTCCCTTAGAAAGGAAATTATAGACTCTACCTCTCAGCATGGTGATGATAACATGTCAACTAGCCATCCTTGTCATTTTTCAACAAGAGGTTCCAATAAAGCTATGGCTGCTTCAAAGAAGCCTTCAGTGCCACCTCTGTGGTCCCCAGAGGCTGAGCAGTCTCATTCACTCTCACAGCACACTGCCACCAGGTCAAGAAAACCAGCATTCAGCTTGTCTGCATTTGGGACACTTTCCCCTTCATTTGAGAAATCTTTGATCTTTAAAACAAGTAGGCATGGAGATCCTCCTTGTTATCTTGGAGAAACAACATATGGTGGGGCAGCAGCTGCTGTAAGACATTCTAAACTAGGAAGGACCCCTTATCAGGCACCAGTAAGAAGACAGATGAAAGCTAAGCAGCTCAATGCACAGTCCTATGGTGTGACTAGTTTAGAAGCTCGGCGAATATTACAGTCTGTAGAGAAGATATCAGGACCACTAGCAGATGTTTCTTCCATGCATTCTTCTCTTGATAGGAGTTGGATAGATAGCACAGATTTTGGGGCCAAAAGGGATAAGGTGGATTCTCAGTATCCTGTTCAAAAATTCAGGTCCCCAAAGCCAGTTTCCAGAGCAACGTATCAAAGTCTTTATTTTAAACCATCTCTGACCCCATCTCATGAATTGAGGAAGGCTAATCAAAGAATAGTTAAAAACCACAGTACTCATGAAAACAATATGACACCAGGACAAAATAGAGAACAAGAAAGTGGCTTTCCATATAGAAATCTGCAAGTTCCTGCACCCAATGGATTATCTTCTGGAGTAGGTAGTAGAGGTGGCAAAATTAGACAGGAGAGAACACGCTTACTTGCATCTAAACCACCGGTGAAGGAAATGGAAGTACGAGGAATATCAAAACTCTCTCTACCGATCACCAGTTCTTCACTGCCTGCATTCAGTATTCATTGTCCTCTGATGACAACTTCCTCTCCAGCTCCCATGAGTCCTTCACAATCAGTAACAGATAAGGTACAAATGATTTCTCCGAGCAGCAGTGGCAGTGCCGTGTTTAGATTTTCTTCTCCCACTGTAAAATCTACTGTGGCAGATGTACTACCTTCTTCATCTACTGAATTTACAATTAGTATGCCTGTTGCAAAAACAGAACTTCCAGACACCAGTATTACTTCAGAACCTATTATAAGTACTTCAGCTCAAGATATCACTGAAGCAAATAGTATAAGCCATAAGAGGAAGCTAGATGAAGATTATTATAAGGGCCCTTCTAGACCTGTAAAAACctggaaagaaggaagagtcCTAGATGTGAAAAACCCTGGTTTCATATCACCAAAGGTAGATGCTTTTGCTGCTCGGCCTACCATGACAAGCCCAGCAGCTTATACAAAACCAGGCGTATGTAGGTTTTCCTCTAGTGGAACTGGACTTGGGGAAAGTTTAAAAGCTAGATCATCATGGCGCTGTGATACATGTCTACTCGTGAACAAAGTTACTGACAATAAGTGCAAATCCTGTCAAGCCGCCAAGTTGCCACCTAGAGATACTGCTGAACAGACAGCCATTGGGACACGAAGAAAAAGTGGCAAACCAACCATTTCTGCATCAGGGGCAGGCTTTGGGGACAAACTTAAAGTGAAATTACAAACTTGGGTTTGTGATACGTGTTTAGTGCAAAATACACCTGAAGCAAGAAAATGTATAGCTTGTGAAACATTCAAACCTGGAACTGGTGTCAGCCGGTTCCTTCCACTGCTAGTGGCTTCAGAAAGTGCCGTGAGTATGACTGCTTCATCTCCTAGCTGCACTGTGACCACTGGTGCCTTAGGAATTGGAGATGAGTTCAGAATGCCAGTAGGATCTTGGGAGTGTCGAATATGCTGTGTTTGTAATAATGCAGAGGACAATAGATGCATGTCCTGTATGTCCAAGAAAACAGAGCGCTCAGTACCTGCTTCAAGTAGCAGCAGTGTATCTGTTGGTCTTTGTTCTGGGGGCGGCGTAGGGTTGGAGAAGTTGAGGAATCGTAAGGGAAACGGGGACTGTGAAGTATGCCTAGTGCAGAATAGAGCAGATTCTGCCAAGTGTGCAGCATGCAAAAGTGCCAAGCCAGACACAACAGGCACGAAATCTGAGTTTAAAGGTGTTAGCAAATGTTCATCATCTTCAAACCCAGCCCCCTCATGTTTCAAATTGGGAAACTCATCACCGTCTTCTGGGCCTTCTCTGATTTCAACAAGTACTGGAAACTTTCAATTTGGAGATCAGAGAGGCTTCAAAACTAGTGTGTCTTCAGATTCTGGATCCAAAGATGCAGTGAACAGAGGCTTTCAATTTGACAAATCCACCAAGAAACCTCGTCAAGTTCCCTCTGAAGTTGTTATCTTTGGCACAAGTGCTATTAACCATGATCCAGCTGCTGCTAATACTGCAGTGACCTCTCAGAGCAAGAGAAGCTTCAGTTTTAGAACCGTAGAAGCCAAAAGTGTTTCATTGGCTCCAGACGCGTGTCAGACATCAGATGTAGAAATGGAGGAATCGTGTCAGACATCAGACGTAGAAATGGAGGAATCATGCCAGACATCAGACGTAGAAATGGAAGGAATCATGTCAGACATCAGACGTAGAAATGGAGGAATTGCCTCCAGTCAAAGGAAGGTTTGCTTCTGGCAATATGGCATCTGCCTCTGTGCCACCTGCCTCAGCGTTCACTTTGGGAGGGACAGGGGAGAAACAGCAACAGCGTGTCACTTCTGCTACTCCTGCGTATGGGATGAAAACtga